One stretch of bacterium DNA includes these proteins:
- a CDS encoding DUF6754 domain-containing protein, translating to MPHTPTPPYTSPARLLALGMVVLAMLWATLTLAQTPGDTAATVAVETAPAPQPPLPATGIRAYDAPNDGGHAITVEWTASGDDGQGRNNVVMYRVLRTPALRGPISPDSVPPGDPSYRLFDSRAYGTAAWRFIENQWDTLADVPMGSTRYENRGGKQRASNDFLPDHIEFRYKVLTINDAGGIAESEVSAPASASGQYLHTGKLLHIGIPVVIFLALVLYFINAAKSGRELYIRPLAGINAVDEAIGRATEMNRPILYVLGLGAADEIATIASLTILSRVTKKVAEHRTELLVPCYDAVVMSIAQETVKQAYLDAGRPDEYKDDIVYFVTQEQFAYVAAVNGTMLRRQTATNFYLGVFFAESLILAETGSIAGSIQISGTDRTTQIPFFVVACDYTLIGEELFAASAYLSREPKLLGTLKAQDYAKAIFLGVLIAGCVGAALQWQWIARTFHLSF from the coding sequence ATGCCGCACACGCCCACCCCTCCATACACTTCGCCGGCGCGACTCCTTGCCTTGGGCATGGTGGTTCTGGCCATGCTGTGGGCCACTCTGACGTTGGCGCAGACGCCGGGCGACACAGCCGCGACGGTAGCGGTCGAGACGGCGCCGGCGCCTCAGCCGCCGCTTCCGGCCACCGGCATCCGCGCCTATGACGCGCCCAACGACGGCGGCCACGCCATCACGGTTGAGTGGACGGCCTCGGGCGATGACGGTCAGGGCCGCAACAATGTGGTCATGTATCGGGTCCTGCGAACGCCGGCCCTGCGCGGCCCGATCAGCCCCGATTCGGTGCCGCCGGGCGATCCCTCCTATCGATTGTTTGACAGCCGGGCGTATGGAACCGCGGCCTGGCGCTTCATCGAGAACCAATGGGACACGCTGGCGGATGTCCCGATGGGCAGCACCCGCTACGAAAACCGCGGCGGGAAACAGCGCGCCTCGAACGACTTCCTCCCCGATCACATCGAATTTCGCTACAAGGTCCTGACGATCAACGACGCCGGCGGAATCGCCGAATCCGAAGTGTCGGCGCCGGCATCGGCGTCCGGGCAGTATCTGCACACCGGCAAGCTGCTCCACATCGGCATTCCGGTGGTCATCTTTTTGGCGCTGGTCCTGTATTTCATCAACGCGGCCAAAAGCGGCAGGGAATTGTATATCCGACCGCTGGCGGGCATCAACGCGGTCGATGAGGCCATCGGACGCGCCACCGAGATGAATCGGCCGATCCTGTATGTCCTGGGGCTGGGCGCGGCCGATGAGATCGCCACGATCGCCTCGCTGACGATCCTCTCGCGCGTGACCAAAAAGGTCGCCGAGCACCGGACCGAACTGCTGGTCCCCTGCTATGACGCGGTGGTGATGTCGATCGCGCAGGAGACGGTCAAGCAGGCCTACCTCGACGCGGGCCGTCCCGACGAGTACAAGGACGACATCGTTTATTTCGTGACGCAGGAGCAATTCGCTTACGTGGCGGCGGTCAACGGCACGATGTTGCGGCGGCAGACGGCGACCAACTTCTACCTTGGCGTCTTCTTTGCCGAGTCGCTGATTCTGGCCGAGACCGGTTCGATCGCCGGGTCGATCCAGATTTCCGGGACCGACCGGACCACGCAGATTCCGTTTTTTGTGGTGGCCTGCGACTACACGCTCATCGGCGAGGAACTCTTCGCCGCCTCGGCGTACCTGAGCCGCGAGCCGAAATTGCTGGGCACGTTGAAGGCCCAGGACTACGCCAAGGCGATCTTCCTCGGCGTGTTGATCGCCGGATGCGTCGGCGCCGCCCTGCAATGGCAGTGGATTGCGCGGACGTTTCACCTGAGTTTTTAG
- a CDS encoding DUF2238 domain-containing protein, producing the protein MDMTSPPRRVVPAACLAVYAAVWVWMAIDPVYPADWLLENVLALLAVGFFVFTYKRFPLSNLSYIPLTLFMILHAVGAHYTYAETPIGDWLAPIFGWQRNNFDRVVHFLFGLLLAYPMRELYYRIIGARGIWGIVLPVDVMISLSGIYELVEWGATVVVAPEAGVAFLGAQGDPWDAQKDMALASLGACITMATTFAVILKSDPNFWSECKESLRIKRRQPLGERKLAEYRAQRADNDD; encoded by the coding sequence ATGGACATGACGTCTCCCCCGCGCCGGGTGGTCCCGGCGGCGTGCCTCGCTGTCTATGCGGCGGTGTGGGTCTGGATGGCGATTGACCCGGTCTATCCCGCCGACTGGCTTTTGGAGAACGTGCTCGCGCTCCTGGCGGTGGGGTTCTTTGTCTTCACTTACAAGCGCTTTCCGCTGTCGAACCTGTCATATATCCCGCTCACGCTGTTTATGATCCTGCATGCGGTCGGGGCGCATTACACGTACGCCGAAACGCCGATCGGCGACTGGCTGGCCCCGATCTTCGGCTGGCAGCGCAACAACTTCGACCGGGTGGTGCACTTCCTGTTCGGCTTGCTCCTGGCCTATCCGATGCGCGAGTTGTATTACCGAATCATCGGCGCGCGGGGAATCTGGGGCATTGTGCTTCCTGTCGACGTCATGATCTCGCTGTCGGGGATCTATGAGCTGGTCGAGTGGGGCGCGACGGTGGTGGTGGCCCCGGAGGCGGGGGTGGCGTTTCTGGGCGCGCAAGGCGATCCCTGGGACGCGCAGAAGGACATGGCGCTGGCGTCGCTGGGCGCCTGTATCACCATGGCGACCACCTTTGCCGTCATCCTGAAGAGCGATCCCAACTTCTGGAGCGAATGTAAGGAGTCGCTGCGGATCAAGCGACGCCAGCCCCTCGGCGAGCGCAAGTTGGCCGAGTACCGGGCGCAGCGCGCCGACAACGACGATTAG